Proteins encoded by one window of Anolis sagrei isolate rAnoSag1 unplaced genomic scaffold, rAnoSag1.mat MAT_SCAFFOLD_29, whole genome shotgun sequence:
- the LOC137095795 gene encoding heme-binding protein 2-like: protein MLGAPSITLALFLALALLGNPVDSTESVDPPPCKAGRECFNYTLVCRGSGYEGRRYPPSSWVGTRVQDGSKYVAAAFKSFWRLFRYIHLGKNDRKATIPMTSPVLARVEEADGAFEVYFMVPEAFRDDPPKPTEETVFLTTFPELETYARFFGGWMTDDVHESQLLALDEALRRDQRATKPGVHYVAGYNSPFELFNRRNEVWRLAEGELACPSVPQEAPQEE, encoded by the exons atgCTGGGCGCCCCCTCCATCACTCTGGCCCTCTTCCTGGCTCTGGCCCTCTTGGGCAACCCTGTGGACTCCACTGAGAG tGTGGACCCCCCTCCCTGCAAGGCCGGCCGGGAGTGCTTCAACTACACGCTGGTCTGCCGGGGGTCGGGCTATGAG GGGCGCCGCTACCCGCCTTCCTCCTGGGTGGGCACCCGCGTACAAGACGGCTCCAAATACGTCGCTGCCGCCTTCAAGTCCTTCTGGCGCCTCTTCCGCTACATCCACCTGGGGAAGAATGACCGGA AGGCCACCATCCCGATGACATCGCCGGTCCTGGCCCGGGTGGAGGAGGCGGACGGGGCCTTCGAGGTCTACTTCATGGTGCCCGAGGCCTTCCGGGACGACCCCCCGAAGCCCACTGAGGAGACG GTCTTCCTGACCACCTTCCCAGAGCTGGAGACCTACGCCCGCTTCTTTGGGGGCTGGATGACCGACGACGTCCATGAATCGCAGCTGCTGGCCCTGGACGAAGCCCTCCGCCGCGACCAGAGGGCCACAAAGCCCGGGGTGCACTACGTGGCTGGATACAACAG tCCCTTTGAGCTCTTCAACCGGCGCAATGAGGTCTGGCGCCTTGCGGAGGGAGAGCTGGCCTGCCCCTCCGTACCGCAGGAGGCCCCCCAGGAGGAGTAG